In Mixta intestinalis, the following are encoded in one genomic region:
- a CDS encoding terminase large subunit domain-containing protein: MAKYSDELKEAARTLYIKSWTPKDIAQELNIPPRTIYHWADTGEWASLLPVESVENVIARRIDQLSRREKKTALELEELRDLIAHHVKLMAQRNKHAEKLAEIQAKKVAYDGDNFSLGGGSGGEPCEGKRRYKKNDISGLTPEMLDTWAREHLFEYQLHCREHKGEDWRFILKSRQVGMTYYFAWEAFEDAVISGDNQVFFSASRAQSEIFREYIVQIAQNHFGITLTGKNIRLSNGAILRFLSTNASTAQGFNGHLYGDEVFWIPKFTRLHEVASAMATHNKFRTTYFSTPSAKTHQAYPVWTGDEWRGDDPKRKGVEFPKEAAMRQGVICPDGIWRYIITMEDAIKGGLGALVDIERLRNKYNPTAFAMLYMCQFVDSKDAVFKFSALVACEVDRATWGDYDPTAARPFGNREVWAGFDPSRSGDNSTFVIIAPPIHDGERFRVLACWQWQGFNFSWQADQIRQLMRRFNITYIGIDTTGIGKGVYDLVSKFAPREANAILYSVESKNRLVMKMIDVVERKRIEWAKDAIDETNKERVEIPASFMAIRRTTTNSGNALTFVAERSDATGHADVFFAISHAVINEPIDHEFDRPSTWAFGNAA; this comes from the coding sequence ATGGCTAAATATTCTGATGAATTAAAAGAAGCGGCCCGCACGCTTTATATTAAAAGCTGGACGCCGAAAGATATTGCGCAGGAATTAAATATTCCACCGCGCACCATTTACCACTGGGCTGACACCGGCGAGTGGGCATCACTGCTGCCGGTCGAATCCGTAGAAAATGTTATCGCACGCCGTATCGATCAGCTGTCACGCCGTGAGAAAAAAACGGCGCTGGAACTGGAAGAACTCCGCGATCTGATAGCACATCACGTCAAACTGATGGCGCAGCGCAACAAGCACGCCGAAAAGCTGGCCGAAATTCAGGCCAAAAAAGTTGCTTATGACGGCGATAATTTCAGCCTGGGCGGTGGCAGTGGCGGCGAACCATGCGAAGGAAAACGCAGGTATAAGAAAAACGACATTTCCGGGCTGACGCCTGAAATGCTCGATACTTGGGCGCGGGAACATCTTTTCGAATACCAGCTACATTGCCGCGAGCATAAAGGCGAAGACTGGCGCTTTATCCTGAAAAGCCGTCAGGTCGGCATGACCTACTATTTTGCATGGGAAGCTTTTGAAGACGCTGTGATCAGCGGTGACAACCAGGTCTTTTTCTCCGCATCCCGCGCACAGTCTGAAATCTTCCGCGAATACATTGTCCAGATTGCGCAGAACCATTTCGGCATCACGCTGACCGGCAAAAATATTCGTCTGAGCAATGGGGCAATCCTGCGCTTTTTGTCCACGAATGCCAGTACCGCCCAGGGCTTCAACGGCCATCTGTACGGCGATGAAGTTTTCTGGATACCCAAATTCACGCGCCTGCATGAAGTCGCCAGCGCAATGGCGACACACAACAAATTCAGGACGACCTACTTTTCAACCCCCAGTGCCAAAACGCACCAAGCCTACCCCGTATGGACCGGTGATGAATGGCGTGGCGACGATCCGAAGCGTAAAGGTGTCGAGTTTCCGAAAGAAGCCGCAATGCGCCAGGGGGTTATCTGCCCGGATGGCATATGGCGTTACATCATCACGATGGAAGACGCGATCAAAGGCGGTTTGGGTGCGCTCGTCGATATTGAACGCCTGCGCAATAAGTACAACCCGACCGCGTTCGCCATGCTTTATATGTGCCAGTTCGTTGACAGCAAAGACGCAGTCTTCAAATTCTCGGCGCTCGTCGCCTGTGAAGTGGATCGCGCCACCTGGGGCGATTATGACCCGACCGCCGCTCGCCCCTTCGGCAATCGTGAAGTCTGGGCAGGCTTCGACCCGTCGCGCTCCGGCGACAACTCCACCTTTGTGATAATCGCTCCTCCTATCCACGATGGGGAACGCTTCCGCGTGCTGGCCTGCTGGCAGTGGCAAGGCTTTAACTTTAGCTGGCAGGCAGACCAGATCCGGCAGCTTATGCGCCGTTTCAACATTACCTATATCGGTATCGACACAACCGGCATCGGGAAAGGGGTGTATGACCTGGTCAGCAAGTTTGCCCCACGCGAAGCGAACGCCATTCTTTACAGCGTCGAAAGTAAAAACCGCCTGGTTATGAAGATGATCGACGTTGTGGAACGTAAGCGCATTGAATGGGCCAAAGACGCCATAGACGAAACCAACAAAGAGCGCGTCGAAATTCCCGCGTCTTTTATGGCTATCCGGCGCACAACAACTAACAGCGGCAACGCATTAACGTTCGTTGCTGAACGTTCCGACGCGACCGGCCACGCGGATGTTTTCTTCGCTATCTCGCACGCCGTAATAAACGAACCTATCGATCACGAATTTGACCGCCCATCGACCTGGGCTTTTGGGAATGCAGCATGA
- a CDS encoding DUF2778 domain-containing protein translates to MALHGKMILNNADYSPLSFPGLGTFMAFSGKDLYRNKGGCGTIINRGPLPPGKYYIVDRPSGSWVNSVRAWGIDKIKSTFAYHVDHSEWFALYRDDGKIDDYTFFKGVARGSFRLHPGHVSEGCITLASRSDYNMLRNALLRTSRVIIPGTNLQAYGTIEVISYDETCS, encoded by the coding sequence ATGGCATTACACGGAAAGATGATTCTGAACAATGCTGATTATTCACCTCTGAGCTTCCCAGGATTAGGAACATTTATGGCGTTCTCAGGCAAAGATCTTTACCGTAACAAAGGTGGATGCGGGACAATTATCAACCGGGGTCCATTGCCTCCCGGAAAATATTATATAGTCGACAGGCCTTCAGGTAGCTGGGTTAACAGCGTGAGGGCATGGGGTATAGACAAAATAAAAAGTACATTTGCGTACCATGTTGACCACTCAGAATGGTTTGCCCTATATCGCGATGATGGGAAAATTGATGATTACACTTTTTTTAAGGGAGTTGCAAGAGGGAGTTTTCGGCTTCATCCGGGGCATGTCTCAGAAGGCTGTATCACTCTTGCCAGCCGTTCAGATTACAATATGTTAAGAAACGCACTCCTGAGAACTTCACGTGTTATTATACCCGGCACAAACTTACAGGCATATGGCACAATCGAGGTGATCAGTTATGACGAAACTTGCTCGTAG
- a CDS encoding phage portal protein yields MTTKKQHKAKKNRAMTGSNVETFTPGRGSVITFGEPEPILTTGTDYHNIWYDNEADHWRLPIDRLALAQLPNLNGQHGGVLYARRNMVAGGYISGGLTPNQVEQMVFDYLLFGDVAILKIRNVFGEVIDLLPLPSLYLRCRKDGSFAVLQEGPALVYAPEDIVFYKMYDPRQQVYGLPDYIGGIHSVLLNSEATIFRRRYYNNGAHMGFILYTSDPNLTLEMENEIKDKIAQSKGLGNFRNMFINIPKGDPDGVKIIPVGEVSAKDEFTNIKSITAQDIFTAHRFPAGLAGIIPTNGAVMGNPDTARTTYRKDEVIPLQRKFMNGVNNDPEIPPRLHLYFDVENPVITIEKGEK; encoded by the coding sequence ATGACGACAAAGAAACAGCATAAAGCGAAAAAAAACAGAGCAATGACCGGCAGCAACGTTGAAACGTTCACGCCAGGGCGCGGCAGCGTGATCACTTTTGGCGAACCAGAACCCATCCTTACGACCGGCACCGATTATCACAATATTTGGTATGACAACGAAGCGGATCACTGGCGACTGCCGATTGACCGGCTGGCGCTTGCGCAGTTGCCAAACCTGAACGGCCAGCACGGCGGCGTGCTGTACGCGCGGCGAAACATGGTCGCAGGTGGCTACATCAGCGGCGGCCTGACCCCTAACCAGGTCGAACAGATGGTGTTTGACTACCTGCTGTTTGGTGACGTCGCCATCCTGAAAATTCGTAACGTCTTCGGCGAGGTGATCGATCTGCTGCCGCTACCGTCGCTTTACCTGCGCTGCCGGAAAGATGGCTCGTTTGCCGTTCTTCAGGAAGGACCCGCCCTGGTTTATGCCCCGGAAGATATCGTTTTTTATAAAATGTACGACCCGCGCCAGCAGGTTTACGGGTTGCCTGATTACATCGGCGGGATTCATTCGGTATTGCTGAACAGCGAAGCGACCATTTTTCGCCGTCGCTACTATAACAACGGGGCGCATATGGGCTTTATTCTGTATACCAGCGATCCCAACCTCACGCTGGAAATGGAAAACGAAATCAAAGACAAGATCGCGCAGTCAAAAGGTCTGGGCAACTTCCGTAATATGTTTATCAATATCCCCAAAGGGGACCCGGACGGGGTAAAAATTATTCCAGTAGGCGAAGTCAGCGCAAAAGATGAGTTCACCAATATTAAAAGCATTACTGCCCAAGATATTTTTACGGCCCACAGATTCCCCGCGGGCCTAGCGGGCATCATTCCGACCAACGGCGCGGTAATGGGTAACCCCGACACAGCCCGTACTACCTATCGCAAAGATGAAGTTATCCCACTCCAGCGCAAATTTATGAACGGCGTGAACAACGATCCGGAAATCCCGCCACGCCTTCACCTTTATTTCGACGTTGAAAATCCAGTAATTACCATCGAAAAGGGCGAAAAATGA
- a CDS encoding DUF3850 domain-containing protein, with product MTLRIHQLKIAPVYFNAVVTGEKKAELRRNDRGYKVGDVLSLCEWNHDGKYTGKVCAAIITHMLPVNDILPMPGNWIPGHWVMLSIRPLTPAETLVYVLTGGAEWLPF from the coding sequence ATGACCTTGCGCATTCATCAGTTAAAGATTGCCCCTGTTTATTTCAATGCTGTTGTTACAGGAGAAAAAAAGGCCGAACTTAGGAGAAATGACCGGGGCTATAAAGTCGGTGATGTTCTTTCTTTATGTGAATGGAACCACGACGGCAAGTACACCGGTAAAGTGTGTGCGGCAATTATTACCCATATGTTGCCTGTAAATGACATTCTTCCTATGCCCGGCAACTGGATTCCCGGTCATTGGGTAATGTTATCAATTCGCCCGTTAACCCCCGCTGAAACACTGGTATATGTTCTTACAGGGGGTGCTGAATGGCTACCATTCTAA
- a CDS encoding ogr/Delta-like zinc finger family protein has protein sequence MRVFKIKCPECGEPAIIRKSDWKDKKLADLYCACTEVECGHTFVFNASFSHTLSPSGLTGNKLVKFLIDRLKPDEKQFALDLLNSQNA, from the coding sequence ATGCGAGTTTTTAAAATAAAATGTCCTGAATGCGGCGAACCGGCCATTATTCGTAAATCTGACTGGAAAGATAAAAAACTGGCGGATTTATACTGCGCCTGCACTGAAGTTGAGTGCGGCCACACATTTGTTTTTAACGCCTCATTTTCTCATACACTCAGCCCCAGCGGGCTGACCGGCAACAAGCTGGTTAAGTTTCTGATTGACCGGCTGAAACCTGATGAAAAACAGTTTGCGCTGGATCTCCTTAACAGTCAGAATGCATAA
- a CDS encoding TraR/DksA family transcriptional regulator, whose protein sequence is MADLMDLVQQRVTDELQRNILTARSKKPGIGASRVLCVDCDAPIPPARRRAIPGVQCCITCQEIAELKGKHYNGGTV, encoded by the coding sequence ATGGCTGATTTAATGGATCTCGTACAACAGCGTGTCACTGATGAACTTCAGCGCAATATCCTTACTGCCCGCAGCAAAAAGCCCGGTATTGGTGCTTCCCGTGTGCTCTGTGTTGACTGTGATGCTCCAATTCCGCCAGCTCGCCGCCGCGCCATTCCTGGCGTGCAGTGCTGCATCACGTGCCAGGAAATCGCAGAGCTGAAAGGCAAGCATTACAACGGAGGTACTGTATGA
- a CDS encoding replication endonuclease, whose amino-acid sequence MSHHEVKNYGGSDEAAAAFPWNAPKKAINPYLDPVEVAPESALSNLIALYAADNEQEQLRREALSNEVWERYFFNESRDPVQHEMEQDRQISRAKMAREQQRFNPDLVILADVNVMPPHISKPLLERIKYFHGLGRPKAYSRYLRETIRPCLERLERVRDSQVSASFRFMASHDGLEGLLVLPEMNQDQVKRLSTLVAAHMSMCLDAACGDLFVSDDVKPEEIRQAWERVAAEAMRLEVIPPAFEQLRRKKHRRKPVPYELIPPSLARMLCADWWYRKLWQMRCEWREEQLRAVCLVNKKASPYVSYEAVLHKREQRRKSLEFFRSHELVNEDGDTLDMEEVVNASNSNPAHRRNEMMACVKGLELIAEMRGDCAVFYTITCPSRFHATLNNGRPNPKWSSATVRQSSDYLVNTFAAFRKAMHKAGLRWYGVRVAEPHHDGTVHWHLLCFMHKKDRRSITALLRKFAIREDREELGTNTGPRFKSELINPRKGTPTSYIAKYISKNIDGRGLAKEISRETGRSLRDSAEHVSAWASLHRVQQFRFFGIPGRQAYRELRLLAGQAARVQGERKAGAPVLDNPRLDAVLAAADAGCFATYIMKQGGVLVPRKYHLVRTAYELNDEPSAYGDHGIRIYGIWSPIAEGKICTHAVKWKKVRKAVDVQEATADQGACAPWTRDNNCPLEQKNVGKGMGALPNDVMNLSQISYRERRALVKSAWKETRVVQPVNKAVYASENDVLTLSITDFALSLGWHSELTKLWARRLAAGGELMIRGRCYYVRNDGRIYSKKRTEAITSDKLLRRLMQS is encoded by the coding sequence GTGAGCCATCATGAGGTTAAAAACTACGGCGGCTCAGATGAGGCCGCCGCAGCCTTTCCATGGAACGCACCAAAAAAAGCGATTAACCCCTATCTGGACCCGGTGGAAGTTGCGCCAGAGTCTGCGCTTTCAAACCTGATTGCTCTTTACGCTGCGGATAACGAGCAGGAACAGCTGCGCCGCGAGGCCTTGAGTAATGAGGTCTGGGAACGCTATTTCTTCAATGAATCCCGCGATCCTGTCCAGCATGAAATGGAGCAGGACCGCCAGATTAGCCGTGCCAAAATGGCCCGCGAGCAGCAGCGTTTTAATCCTGATTTGGTCATTCTGGCTGACGTTAACGTCATGCCGCCCCACATCAGCAAGCCTTTGCTGGAACGGATTAAATATTTCCATGGCCTGGGCCGTCCGAAAGCTTATTCCCGCTATTTGCGCGAAACAATCAGGCCGTGCCTTGAACGCCTGGAGCGCGTGCGTGACAGTCAGGTGTCTGCCTCTTTCCGGTTCATGGCGAGCCATGACGGACTGGAAGGGCTACTGGTGCTGCCTGAAATGAATCAGGATCAGGTTAAGCGCCTTTCCACACTGGTTGCGGCACATATGAGCATGTGTCTTGATGCGGCCTGCGGCGATCTGTTTGTCAGCGACGATGTTAAACCAGAAGAAATCCGTCAGGCATGGGAAAGGGTTGCCGCAGAGGCCATGCGCCTTGAGGTCATCCCGCCTGCCTTTGAGCAGTTACGCCGCAAAAAGCACCGCCGCAAGCCGGTGCCTTATGAACTGATCCCCCCGTCGCTGGCGCGTATGCTGTGCGCGGACTGGTGGTATCGTAAATTGTGGCAAATGCGCTGCGAGTGGCGGGAAGAACAGCTGCGCGCCGTCTGCCTGGTCAACAAGAAAGCGTCCCCGTATGTCAGCTACGAAGCCGTGCTCCACAAACGCGAGCAGCGCCGTAAATCGCTGGAGTTTTTCCGCTCGCATGAGCTGGTCAATGAAGACGGCGACACGCTGGATATGGAAGAGGTGGTGAACGCCAGCAACAGCAACCCGGCACACCGCCGTAATGAGATGATGGCCTGCGTTAAAGGGCTGGAGCTGATCGCAGAAATGCGCGGCGACTGCGCTGTGTTCTATACCATCACCTGCCCGTCACGCTTCCACGCAACCCTCAATAACGGCAGACCCAATCCGAAGTGGTCCAGCGCCACCGTCCGGCAGAGCAGTGATTACCTGGTTAATACGTTCGCCGCTTTTCGCAAGGCAATGCACAAGGCCGGGCTGCGCTGGTATGGCGTCCGCGTAGCAGAGCCGCACCATGACGGCACCGTGCACTGGCATCTTCTGTGCTTCATGCACAAGAAAGACCGCCGCTCCATCACCGCGCTGCTGCGTAAGTTTGCTATCCGTGAAGACCGCGAAGAGCTGGGCACCAATACGGGGCCACGCTTCAAGTCCGAGCTCATCAACCCGCGCAAGGGCACACCGACCAGCTACATCGCCAAATACATCAGCAAGAATATCGACGGACGCGGGCTGGCTAAAGAAATCAGCAGAGAAACCGGCAGATCACTGCGCGACAGCGCCGAGCATGTCAGCGCCTGGGCGTCACTGCATCGTGTCCAGCAGTTCCGTTTCTTTGGTATTCCGGGGCGACAGGCATACCGTGAGCTGCGCCTGCTGGCTGGTCAGGCGGCGAGAGTGCAGGGCGAACGCAAAGCGGGTGCGCCCGTACTGGATAACCCGCGTCTGGATGCGGTACTGGCGGCGGCTGATGCGGGCTGTTTTGCCACATACATCATGAAGCAGGGCGGTGTATTGGTTCCCCGCAAATATCACCTTGTCCGCACGGCATATGAGCTTAACGACGAGCCGAGCGCCTACGGCGATCACGGTATCCGCATCTATGGCATCTGGTCCCCGATTGCAGAAGGCAAGATTTGCACGCACGCGGTGAAGTGGAAAAAGGTTCGTAAGGCCGTTGACGTTCAGGAGGCGACAGCCGACCAGGGCGCTTGCGCCCCTTGGACTCGTGACAATAACTGTCCCCTTGAACAAAAAAATGTCGGTAAAGGTATGGGCGCACTTCCCAATGATGTAATGAACCTGAGCCAGATTTCTTATCGAGAACGCCGGGCTTTGGTTAAGTCTGCATGGAAGGAAACCAGAGTCGTGCAGCCAGTTAATAAGGCAGTTTATGCAAGTGAAAATGACGTTCTGACCTTATCGATTACAGATTTTGCACTATCTTTAGGTTGGCATTCTGAGCTGACAAAGTTATGGGCTCGTCGCCTGGCTGCCGGAGGGGAGCTAATGATAAGGGGACGATGCTATTACGTACGAAACGATGGTCGGATCTACAGTAAGAAAAGAACAGAAGCAATAACATCAGATAAATTATTGCGGCGTTTGATGCAATCTTAA
- a CDS encoding DUF2732 family protein, with protein MRNIKTCANKIKPDGLPQLFQEARLDERKSCAFAVSIRMEALAIHIQQKEMTAIEAAELLRREAARYEAESRGDWH; from the coding sequence ATGCGAAATATTAAAACCTGTGCCAACAAAATCAAACCAGATGGCTTGCCCCAGCTATTTCAAGAGGCCCGCTTGGATGAGCGGAAAAGCTGTGCCTTTGCCGTTTCAATCCGAATGGAGGCGCTGGCGATCCACATTCAGCAAAAGGAAATGACCGCAATAGAGGCCGCAGAATTGCTACGCCGTGAAGCGGCGCGTTATGAAGCTGAATCACGGGGAGACTGGCATTAA
- a CDS encoding DNA adenine methylase, which yields MATILKWAGNKTAIMPELIKHLPAGLRLVEPFAGSCAVMMATDYPHYLVADINPDLINLYLMIQKDHEAVIQMAKDLFKYFNTDIRYYRVRQQFNYSISDEVEKAAYFLYLNRHCYRGLCRYNLSGIFNVPYGNYKNPYFPESEIRVFAEKAQRATFICASYEETLAQLKAGDIVYCDPPYDGTFSGYHTAGFTEDDQYHLASILERCALEGYPVVASNSDTFLTRSLYRSFTHNRINAKRSIGVAAGDGKSAGELIAVLKPKVWAGVDPAGGSDCSVVYEVRP from the coding sequence ATGGCTACCATTCTAAAATGGGCGGGTAATAAAACCGCCATCATGCCGGAACTGATTAAGCATCTTCCTGCTGGTCTGCGACTGGTTGAGCCTTTCGCGGGTTCCTGCGCTGTGATGATGGCAACAGACTACCCTCATTATCTTGTCGCTGATATTAATCCGGATTTGATTAATCTTTATCTGATGATTCAGAAAGACCATGAAGCAGTCATTCAGATGGCGAAGGATTTATTTAAATATTTTAATACAGATATTCGTTATTACCGTGTACGTCAGCAATTCAATTACTCCATTTCTGATGAGGTAGAGAAGGCAGCATATTTTCTATATCTAAACCGCCATTGTTATCGTGGTTTGTGTCGCTATAACCTGAGTGGAATTTTCAATGTTCCTTACGGTAATTATAAAAATCCGTATTTTCCTGAAAGTGAAATACGCGTTTTTGCAGAAAAGGCTCAGCGCGCAACATTTATCTGTGCCAGCTATGAAGAAACGCTGGCGCAGCTAAAGGCTGGTGATATTGTTTATTGTGATCCGCCATACGATGGCACATTTAGCGGTTACCACACTGCCGGTTTTACAGAAGACGATCAGTATCATCTGGCGTCTATTCTTGAACGCTGTGCATTAGAAGGCTATCCGGTTGTCGCTTCTAACAGCGACACTTTTCTGACTCGTTCCCTGTATCGCAGTTTCACCCATAACCGCATCAATGCAAAACGCAGCATCGGTGTTGCTGCGGGTGACGGGAAAAGCGCAGGCGAACTGATTGCTGTACTGAAACCGAAAGTTTGGGCTGGCGTTGATCCAGCTGGCGGCTCTGATTGTTCAGTCGTTTATGAGGTGCGCCCGTGA
- a CDS encoding Hcp family type VI secretion system effector translates to MAVDMFLRASGITGESQDINHKGWTDITSFSWGALHPGNMSVGSGGGAGKVTFSDLSIEAMIDKSTSALLRACANGKHLDKVEVSVCKAGEQQIEYCRITLEEVLITAVHFRGIDSNERLNTHYSFQAAKVRQQYYEQTANGGKGPEVSAGWNIKENREI, encoded by the coding sequence ATGGCTGTTGATATGTTTTTGCGCGCCAGCGGCATTACAGGAGAATCTCAGGATATAAACCACAAAGGCTGGACTGATATTACATCGTTTAGCTGGGGAGCCTTACACCCCGGTAATATGTCAGTAGGTAGTGGTGGTGGTGCCGGTAAGGTCACATTCAGTGACCTAAGCATTGAGGCGATGATCGATAAATCTACTTCAGCGTTACTTCGTGCCTGCGCAAACGGAAAGCACCTGGATAAAGTTGAAGTTTCCGTCTGTAAAGCTGGAGAGCAGCAGATAGAATATTGCCGTATCACCCTTGAGGAAGTGCTTATTACTGCTGTCCATTTCCGTGGTATAGATAGCAACGAGAGGTTGAACACACACTATAGCTTCCAGGCAGCAAAAGTAAGACAGCAATACTATGAACAAACAGCCAACGGAGGAAAAGGCCCTGAGGTGTCTGCTGGCTGGAATATCAAAGAAAATCGAGAAATATAA